Within bacterium, the genomic segment ATCGTCACCGGCAGGCCGCCCACGTTGTGGTGGCTCTTGATCGTGGCCGAAGGGCCCTTGACCGACACGCTCTCTATCACGTCGGGGTAGAGGGTGCCCTGGGCGAGGTACTCGGGCCTCGGCGACATGCCGTCGGCGGCGCGCTGGAAAATCTCGATGAAGGTGTGGCCGATGCGCTTGCGCTTCTCTTCGGGGTCGGTGACCCCCGCGAGGGCGGCGAGAAACTCCTCCGACGCGTCCACCATCTTCACCGGCAGGCCGAGACCGGCGTAGCATTCCATGACCTCCGTCGCCTCGTCGGTCCGCAGGACGCCGTTGTCCACGAAGATGCAGTGCAGGCGGTCGCCCAGCGCCCGGTGCAGCAGCACCGAGTTGACCGTGGAGTCCACCCCGCCCGAGAGGCCGCTGACCACGCCGCCGCCCCCCACCTCCTCGCGCACCCTCTCGATGGTTGACTCGATGAAGGAGCTCATGCGCCAGTCGCCGGCGCAGCCGCAGACGCGGTAGAGGAAATTTCGCAGGATGGCCGGGCCCTCGGGGGTGTGGTGCACCTCGGGGTGGAACTGGACGCCGAAGATGGACCGGCCTTTGTCGCGCACCGCGGCGTAGGGCGAGTTGCCGGAGTGGGCGATGGCCTCGAAGCCCGGCGGCAGGGACTCCACCCGGTCGCCGTGGCTCATCCAGACCGGCTCTTCCCAGCCCAGCCCGGCGAAGAGGTCGGAGGAATCGGTGATGGAGAGCACGGCGGGGCCGTACTCCTTGCGCGTGGCCCGGCCCACCTCGCCGCCCAGGCGCTCCACCACGGCCTGCAGGCCGTAGCAGATGCCCAGCACGGGCAGCTCGACCACGTCGAAGAAATTTTTCGGGAGGTGGGGCGCGCCGGGCTCCACGATGCTCGCCGGGCCTCCGGAGAGAATCAGCCCCCGCACCTCGGGGCCGAGGTACTCCTCCGGCGGCGTCGAGAACGGCTGAATCTCGCAGAAGACGTGCGCCTCGCGCACCTTGCGCGCGATGAGCTGCGTGTACTGGCTGCCGAAATCGAGGATGACGATGCGCTCCATGCTTCCTTCGGATGCTGTTCGAGTGGCCCCCATTTTACCAGAGCGGCGGGCCCGTGTTGAATGTAAAAAACCTCCCGCGGGGGAGGTCTTCTGTTTCGAGGCGGCTATTTCAGCCCGTCGTCCAGGCAGACCCCCCACTCGACGACGGCGAAGCCCTCCCGCTCGAACTTCGGAATCACCGGCTCGGGGAGATACCAGTCCGCCGTCGCCATGGCCGCGTCCAGCGGTTCTATCAGGAAAAACAGGCGCAGGACGCTGTCCGGTTCCGGCTCGACGCGCAGACCCACCACGGCGTCAATCTCCTCCGTCTGGGGGTAGACCGCGTAGAATAAGGATTCGGT encodes:
- the guaA gene encoding glutamine-hydrolyzing GMP synthase, whose product is MERIVILDFGSQYTQLIARKVREAHVFCEIQPFSTPPEEYLGPEVRGLILSGGPASIVEPGAPHLPKNFFDVVELPVLGICYGLQAVVERLGGEVGRATRKEYGPAVLSITDSSDLFAGLGWEEPVWMSHGDRVESLPPGFEAIAHSGNSPYAAVRDKGRSIFGVQFHPEVHHTPEGPAILRNFLYRVCGCAGDWRMSSFIESTIERVREEVGGGGVVSGLSGGVDSTVNSVLLHRALGDRLHCIFVDNGVLRTDEATEVMECYAGLGLPVKMVDASEEFLAALAGVTDPEEKRKRIGHTFIEIFQRAADGMSPRPEYLAQGTLYPDVIESVSVKGPSATIKSHHNVGGLPVTMHLKLVEPLRELFKDEVRAVGRELGIPPEILGRHPFPGPGLAIRILGEVTRERLATLRAADVIYLEELHAAGIYDDIWQAFVVLLPVKSVGVMGDERTYANTVALRAVTSVDGMTADWFRMPYEVLAKISSRIINEVPGVNRVTYDVSSKPPATIEWE